A portion of the Luxibacter massiliensis genome contains these proteins:
- a CDS encoding TetR/AcrR family transcriptional regulator, producing MGKVDENKQQKLEAMYKSAYNLFLAQGIAGTSIDDIVQTAGVAKGTFYLYFKDKYEIRDRLIARTAGDLFMRAYDELEKANILPFEDKIIFIVDYVLDEMARNKAVLRFISKNLSWGIFRKALKKNENDTDVVAIFQELGEANPSVKLKAPETMLFMIIELASSTSYSTILENDPISYEELKPYLNRSIRAIIRNHIES from the coding sequence ATGGGAAAAGTCGATGAAAATAAACAGCAGAAATTAGAAGCGATGTATAAAAGCGCATATAATTTGTTTCTTGCCCAGGGAATTGCAGGGACATCTATTGACGATATTGTACAAACAGCAGGAGTTGCAAAAGGGACATTTTATCTTTACTTTAAAGATAAATATGAAATCAGAGACAGGCTTATAGCCAGAACTGCGGGGGATTTATTTATGAGGGCATACGATGAGCTGGAAAAAGCAAATATCCTTCCCTTTGAAGATAAAATTATTTTTATCGTAGATTACGTTCTGGATGAGATGGCCAGAAATAAAGCCGTACTTAGATTTATATCTAAGAACCTAAGCTGGGGGATATTCAGAAAAGCCCTCAAGAAAAATGAAAATGACACAGACGTTGTGGCAATCTTCCAGGAATTAGGAGAGGCCAATCCCTCCGTAAAACTAAAGGCCCCAGAAACCATGCTTTTTATGATCATAGAACTGGCAAGTTCCACATCTTATAGCACAATACTGGAGAACGACCCTATTAGCTATGAAGAACTAAAACCGTACTTAAATAGAAGTATCCGGGCCATTATACGTAATCATATAGAAAGTTAG
- a CDS encoding ABC transporter ATP-binding protein, translating to MIRKLARSIREYKKVSILTPVFVVFEVLFEILIPMIMAVMIDRGITQGDSEFLGKWGIVLLLCVVLGMIFGVLSGSFCATASAGFAQNLRQDMYYKIQGYSFANIDKFSASSIVTRLTTDVTNVQNAYMMIIRVAVRAPVMLIFSLAASFMVSMKLSLIFLVAIPVLGIGLYFIVSRSHPYFEKVFHIYDELNGVVQEDLSGIRVVKSFVRENYEIRKFGQVSKRIYDAFTTAEGIVAYNMPLMQFAVYGCLLFLCWFGARIIVISHAVTMTTGELSSLIAYAMNILNCLMMLSQVLVMINMARASAERIIEILDEESSLKNGDAPVYEMKDGEIIFDKVGFSYWEDGQKECLSDISLSIPSGSTLGIIGGTGSGKSSLVQLIPRLYDVTRGSITVGGHDVKEYDLFTLRNNVAMVLQKNELFSGTIKENLRWGDKRASDKEIAHACKLAQADSFIETFPDKYDTYIEQGGTNVSGGQKQRLCIARALLKKPKILILDDSTSAVDTRTDAMIRKAFREEIPDTTKIIIAQRISSVQDADQILVMDQGKIHGYGTHEELLNSDTIYKEIYESQTKGDEK from the coding sequence ATGATAAGAAAGTTAGCCCGTTCTATACGGGAATATAAAAAAGTATCTATTTTAACCCCTGTTTTTGTCGTATTTGAAGTACTGTTTGAAATACTGATCCCTATGATAATGGCTGTCATGATTGACAGGGGGATTACCCAGGGGGATTCTGAATTTTTAGGGAAGTGGGGTATTGTTTTACTACTGTGCGTAGTTTTAGGAATGATATTTGGAGTATTATCTGGAAGTTTTTGTGCCACTGCGTCGGCCGGGTTTGCACAAAATTTAAGGCAGGATATGTACTACAAGATCCAGGGATACTCGTTTGCAAATATTGATAAATTTTCTGCTTCTAGTATTGTCACCCGTCTGACAACAGACGTCACGAATGTACAAAATGCCTATATGATGATTATCCGTGTAGCCGTTCGTGCCCCTGTCATGCTTATATTCTCACTGGCAGCGTCTTTTATGGTCAGCATGAAGCTGTCTCTTATTTTCTTGGTGGCAATTCCTGTCCTGGGTATTGGACTCTATTTTATCGTCAGCCGTTCCCATCCCTATTTTGAAAAAGTATTCCATATATACGATGAGCTAAACGGCGTGGTGCAGGAGGATTTGTCGGGAATACGGGTGGTAAAGTCATTTGTCCGGGAAAATTATGAAATTAGGAAATTTGGGCAGGTATCCAAACGGATTTATGATGCTTTCACAACGGCGGAAGGAATTGTTGCATATAACATGCCGTTAATGCAATTTGCCGTCTATGGCTGTTTGTTGTTTCTCTGCTGGTTTGGAGCAAGGATTATTGTGATAAGCCATGCCGTGACAATGACTACGGGGGAGTTGTCCAGTCTGATAGCATACGCCATGAATATTTTGAATTGCCTGATGATGCTGTCCCAGGTACTTGTCATGATCAATATGGCCAGAGCCTCAGCAGAACGTATTATTGAAATTTTAGACGAAGAAAGTTCATTGAAGAATGGAGACGCCCCTGTCTATGAGATGAAAGATGGGGAGATTATATTTGACAAGGTGGGATTCAGTTATTGGGAGGATGGACAAAAAGAATGTTTATCTGATATTTCCCTTTCTATTCCCTCTGGTTCTACACTGGGCATTATCGGAGGGACAGGAAGCGGCAAGAGCTCACTTGTGCAGTTAATCCCCCGTTTATATGATGTAACCCGGGGGAGTATTACAGTGGGAGGACATGACGTAAAAGAGTATGATTTATTTACCCTCAGAAATAATGTGGCAATGGTCTTGCAGAAAAATGAATTGTTTTCCGGGACAATAAAAGAAAATCTCCGCTGGGGAGATAAACGGGCATCAGATAAAGAAATAGCCCATGCCTGTAAGTTAGCACAGGCAGATTCCTTTATTGAAACCTTCCCCGATAAATACGATACTTATATCGAACAAGGAGGCACAAACGTGTCGGGAGGGCAGAAACAGCGTCTCTGCATTGCCAGGGCGTTGCTGAAGAAGCCTAAAATTTTGATTCTGGATGACTCCACGAGCGCCGTTGATACAAGGACAGATGCAATGATACGTAAGGCATTCAGGGAAGAAATCCCGGATACCACAAAAATTATAATTGCCCAGCGTATTTCATCTGTACAGGACGCTGACCAGATCCTTGTTATGGATCAAGGGAAAATACATGGATATGGGACGCATGAGGAATTACTGAATAGCGATACAATTTATAAAGAAATCTACGAATCACAGACGAAGGGGGATGAAAAATAA
- a CDS encoding ABC transporter ATP-binding protein — protein sequence MEKKKTNIGKVGGRLLSYIILKHKLIFGIVTICILISSCTVVASSLFLEILIDDYITPLLLENHPAFTGLLHTILFMAAIYIVGVISTFAYNRLMVKISQGTLKQIRDEMFSHMQKLPIQYFDTHTHGDIMSHYTNDTDTLRQFISQALPQFISAAVTVAAILISMLASNIPLTILVVAVTLLMILATEKIGGLSAKYFIRQQDTLGGVTGYIEEMINGQKVIKVFCHEEAAKQDFDINNKELCKDSTLANKYGNILMPAIMQLGNLQYVLIIMIGGYMAVSGFGSVTAGMIVAFLNLSKTFCMPVSQIAQQISMMAMAFAGAERIFALIDEKPEEDHGYVTLVRAEYQNGEWTETTGKTGTWAWKHPHHDGTITYTPLKGEIEFCDVDFGYTKKKLVLHHIELHAASGQKIAFVGATGAGKTTITNLINRFYDLADGKVRYDGININKIKKPDLRRSLGVVLQDVNLFTGTIMENIRYGNLEATDEECIEASKLSNADEFIRHLPHGYQTMLTQNGASLSQGQRQLISIARAAVADPPVMILDEATSSIDTRTEALVQQGMDNLMKGRTVFVIAHRLSTVRNSDAIMVLDMGRVIERGTHDELISKQGVYYRLYTGAFELE from the coding sequence ATGGAGAAAAAGAAAACAAATATAGGGAAAGTAGGCGGGCGCCTGTTATCCTATATTATTTTAAAACATAAATTAATTTTTGGCATTGTCACTATTTGCATCCTCATTAGTTCCTGCACAGTAGTTGCCAGCTCTCTTTTCCTGGAAATATTGATTGATGATTATATCACGCCTCTTCTATTGGAGAATCACCCGGCCTTTACAGGACTGCTTCACACGATTCTTTTTATGGCGGCCATTTATATTGTAGGTGTAATATCTACCTTTGCCTACAACAGGCTGATGGTCAAAATATCGCAGGGCACACTAAAACAAATCCGAGATGAAATGTTTTCCCATATGCAGAAACTTCCGATCCAATATTTTGACACCCATACCCATGGGGATATTATGAGCCACTATACAAACGACACGGACACATTAAGGCAATTTATTTCCCAGGCCCTCCCTCAGTTTATTTCCGCGGCTGTAACAGTGGCAGCCATATTGATTTCTATGCTGGCCAGCAACATACCGCTTACGATATTGGTGGTGGCAGTCACCCTGCTTATGATATTGGCCACGGAAAAGATTGGAGGCTTAAGTGCAAAATATTTTATACGGCAGCAGGACACACTTGGAGGCGTCACGGGGTACATTGAAGAGATGATAAACGGACAGAAAGTCATTAAAGTTTTCTGCCATGAGGAGGCGGCCAAACAGGACTTTGATATAAATAATAAGGAATTGTGTAAGGATTCAACCTTGGCAAATAAATATGGGAATATTTTAATGCCTGCAATTATGCAGTTGGGAAACCTCCAATATGTGCTGATCATCATGATCGGCGGTTATATGGCCGTCAGTGGGTTTGGTTCTGTTACAGCAGGTATGATCGTTGCATTTTTGAATCTTTCAAAAACATTTTGTATGCCAGTCAGCCAGATTGCACAGCAAATCAGTATGATGGCCATGGCATTTGCTGGTGCGGAGCGTATATTTGCTCTGATAGATGAAAAACCAGAAGAGGATCATGGGTATGTCACTCTGGTACGCGCCGAATATCAGAATGGAGAATGGACAGAGACAACCGGCAAGACAGGTACCTGGGCATGGAAGCACCCTCATCATGACGGAACCATTACCTATACTCCATTAAAAGGAGAGATAGAATTCTGTGATGTGGATTTTGGATACACAAAAAAGAAACTTGTTTTACACCATATTGAGCTTCATGCGGCGTCAGGGCAGAAAATTGCTTTTGTAGGAGCTACTGGGGCGGGAAAGACGACTATCACTAACCTGATTAACCGCTTCTATGATCTGGCGGACGGGAAAGTCCGGTACGATGGCATTAATATTAATAAAATTAAAAAGCCTGATCTCAGGCGTTCCCTTGGAGTTGTACTGCAGGACGTGAATCTTTTTACGGGAACTATCATGGAGAACATTCGTTATGGGAATTTGGAAGCAACGGACGAAGAATGTATAGAGGCATCAAAATTATCCAATGCAGATGAATTTATCCGCCATTTACCCCATGGCTACCAGACTATGCTTACACAGAACGGTGCAAGTTTGTCCCAGGGGCAAAGACAGTTGATTTCCATTGCGCGTGCGGCTGTGGCAGACCCGCCCGTTATGATTTTAGATGAAGCTACTTCATCTATAGACACTAGGACAGAAGCACTTGTCCAGCAGGGGATGGATAACCTGATGAAGGGAAGGACTGTATTTGTAATTGCGCACAGATTATCAACAGTCAGAAATTCGGATGCAATTATGGTGCTGGATATGGGGCGTGTGATTGAACGGGGAACCCATGACGAGTTAATCAGTAAGCAAGGCGTATACTACAGACTCTACACAGGAGCCTTTGAACTAGAATGA
- a CDS encoding LysR family transcriptional regulator translates to MNTQQLKCFVLVAEKLNFTKAAEELYISAPAVTHQIKNLEAELNTTLFIRTSRMVKLTETGALFYSEAKDILDKMIVAEKKVKKLASQKLAVLRIGCSSQTELHTMENSLMKLKEEFPEVCPQMIIQDYFLLKSLFDNRQVDIVVATKEMLEDTHDYIFKKIKNIINYAVVSQNSPFALKEELSFKELYDVPLITLHPRLIPFQHGNKLQELIILHGQKHFHTLCEHDQSAVLLAKCGYGVAILPEIYIPANTQGITALPFTDKQASIEYGIAYHKNVKEKYIKQFVKNFTEDKAI, encoded by the coding sequence ATGAATACGCAGCAGTTAAAATGTTTTGTCCTTGTTGCCGAAAAATTAAACTTCACCAAAGCTGCAGAGGAGTTATACATCTCTGCTCCGGCCGTCACACACCAAATAAAAAATCTGGAGGCAGAATTGAATACAACATTGTTTATCAGAACTTCCAGGATGGTAAAGCTGACGGAAACAGGAGCCTTGTTTTATAGTGAGGCAAAAGATATACTTGATAAAATGATAGTTGCCGAAAAAAAAGTCAAAAAATTAGCAAGCCAAAAGCTTGCTGTCCTGCGGATCGGCTGTTCAAGCCAGACAGAGTTACATACAATGGAAAACAGCCTGATGAAGCTTAAAGAAGAATTTCCAGAAGTTTGCCCTCAGATGATTATCCAGGATTACTTTCTTTTAAAATCACTGTTTGATAACAGACAGGTGGATATTGTGGTTGCCACGAAGGAGATGCTGGAAGATACCCATGATTATATTTTTAAGAAAATAAAAAATATAATCAACTATGCTGTGGTATCACAAAATTCTCCTTTTGCACTGAAAGAAGAACTCAGCTTTAAAGAGTTGTATGATGTGCCGTTGATCACTCTCCATCCCCGCCTTATTCCCTTTCAGCATGGGAATAAGCTGCAGGAACTGATTATATTACACGGCCAAAAGCATTTCCACACCCTCTGCGAGCATGACCAGTCCGCAGTCCTGCTGGCAAAGTGCGGCTATGGGGTAGCCATTCTGCCTGAAATCTACATCCCCGCTAACACCCAAGGTATAACCGCCCTGCCCTTCACGGACAAGCAGGCGTCTATAGAATACGGGATTGCCTATCACAAAAATGTGAAAGAAAAATATATTAAACAATTTGTAAAAAATTTTACAGAGGACAAGGCAATATAA
- a CDS encoding NAD(P)-dependent oxidoreductase, with translation MQEENKMKKIGFIGVGIMGKSMVRNLMKAGFELHIYARNKEKVEDVISEGAIFYESIQMCVADCEAVITIVGFPQDVEEVYFDEGGILDSAASGTYLIDMTTTSPQLAKKIASEGTEKGFHVLDAPVTGGDTGAKAGTLSILAGGEEKDYQACLPLFEAMGTNINYQGKAGSGQHAKLANQIMIAGTLTGVCEALSYAKAKGLHLPTLLKSVSTGAAGSKQLDIFGPKILDGDFEPGFFMKHFTKDMKLALIEANMSGLSLEMLSLVLSNYEQLEAQGYGDMGTQALIKYYQE, from the coding sequence ATACAGGAGGAAAATAAAATGAAGAAGATTGGTTTTATTGGAGTAGGAATTATGGGAAAATCCATGGTACGTAATTTAATGAAAGCTGGGTTTGAACTGCACATATATGCCAGGAATAAAGAGAAAGTAGAAGATGTGATTTCTGAAGGGGCTATATTCTACGAGAGTATTCAGATGTGTGTGGCAGACTGTGAGGCAGTCATTACAATAGTCGGGTTTCCCCAGGATGTGGAGGAGGTATATTTTGATGAGGGAGGGATCCTTGACAGCGCCGCTTCCGGGACATATCTTATAGACATGACCACAACAAGTCCCCAGCTTGCTAAGAAGATTGCTTCTGAAGGCACAGAAAAGGGATTTCATGTATTGGATGCGCCTGTCACTGGCGGGGATACAGGAGCCAAAGCAGGCACCTTGTCCATACTGGCCGGAGGAGAGGAAAAGGATTACCAGGCGTGTCTGCCCCTTTTTGAAGCCATGGGGACGAATATCAATTACCAGGGTAAGGCAGGCAGCGGCCAACATGCGAAGCTGGCAAACCAGATTATGATTGCGGGTACTCTGACAGGCGTATGCGAGGCCCTTTCCTACGCGAAAGCCAAGGGACTACATCTGCCCACACTCCTGAAATCTGTTTCTACAGGGGCGGCAGGGAGCAAGCAGCTTGATATCTTTGGGCCCAAAATCTTGGATGGGGACTTTGAACCAGGATTCTTTATGAAGCACTTTACCAAAGATATGAAACTGGCCCTGATTGAAGCAAATATGAGCGGATTAAGCCTGGAAATGCTGAGCCTTGTGCTTTCCAATTATGAGCAGTTGGAGGCCCAGGGGTATGGAGACATGGGAACCCAGGCACTGATAAAATATTACCAGGAATAA
- a CDS encoding bacteriohemerythrin translates to MLKKLKIRNKLFVSFGIILILTVIIAIVSIVGLKKSNTDLEEFMSGAVAVDDAVKNNRIMTNIAAKYLRDMVISDQNYDTNKENVTSNIASIKENFDTIEKLDILDAGTVSEYKTAMEGWFDIGDKVIQQLEAGDRAGAQNTIINECTPALDRVVELVKPLNEETDTIRTQTLEESVKTTNTSIITLVIVTVISILVAVYICLKVTLMIVRPVKQVEVAMEGISQGVMSQELDYDSRDEVGMLVKSVRSTCAGLEGVVKDLTYLMDEMAGGNFNLHANSDIYKGDFQPILNSIRQMNHHLSDTLKQINDASDQVASGADQVSSGAQALSQGATEQASSVEELAATINEISGQVKHTADNAREASSKVMQAQSELSVSNDQMREMISAMEEISQKSGDIGKIIKTIEDIAFQTNILALNAAVEAARAGEAGKGFAVVADEVRNLASKSAEAASNTTMLIEGTIQAVENGTQIADQTARALMATVESTRSAVTYVDKISTAAEEQANEISQVTVGVDQISSVVQTNSATAQESAAASEELSGQSQLLKNLVSGFKLRESSGKMAQPAQTRAAAPVQTVTASSYTPVYREPSAPAKKKIAVKKYVFDSSLETGNSTIDSQHRILFDRINDLLDACANGKGRAEIAATLKFLEDYTKEHFDDEEVLQRESGYPDRVNHKKYHEGFKRVVHQLGEQLQKEGPTVVLVGKINSSIGGWLVNHIQKEDVKVAAHIAAQK, encoded by the coding sequence ATGCTGAAAAAATTAAAAATAAGAAACAAATTATTTGTAAGTTTTGGAATTATATTAATCCTCACAGTCATAATTGCTATTGTGTCAATCGTGGGACTGAAAAAGTCAAACACGGATTTGGAAGAATTTATGTCAGGCGCTGTTGCAGTAGATGATGCCGTGAAGAATAATCGGATTATGACAAACATAGCTGCAAAATATCTGCGGGACATGGTAATCTCTGACCAAAACTACGATACAAATAAAGAAAATGTCACAAGTAATATTGCCTCCATAAAGGAGAATTTTGATACAATAGAAAAGCTGGATATTTTAGATGCCGGTACAGTGTCAGAATATAAAACCGCCATGGAGGGATGGTTCGACATCGGTGATAAAGTGATACAGCAGCTGGAGGCAGGTGACAGGGCAGGGGCCCAGAATACAATTATCAATGAATGTACGCCGGCTTTAGACAGGGTTGTGGAGTTAGTAAAGCCACTGAATGAGGAGACAGACACAATACGGACCCAGACTCTGGAGGAGAGTGTAAAGACTACAAACACGTCCATTATTACTCTCGTTATAGTGACGGTTATATCTATCCTTGTAGCGGTATATATATGCCTAAAAGTTACTCTGATGATTGTAAGGCCTGTGAAACAGGTGGAAGTTGCCATGGAAGGTATCTCTCAGGGCGTTATGTCACAGGAGCTGGACTATGATTCCAGGGATGAGGTGGGCATGCTTGTGAAGAGTGTTCGCAGCACATGTGCAGGATTGGAAGGTGTAGTGAAAGATTTGACGTATCTTATGGATGAGATGGCAGGGGGCAATTTTAACCTTCACGCCAATTCCGACATATATAAAGGAGATTTCCAGCCGATCCTGAATTCTATACGCCAGATGAACCATCATCTGAGTGACACCCTTAAGCAGATAAATGATGCTTCTGACCAGGTTGCCAGTGGTGCAGACCAGGTATCATCTGGCGCACAGGCTCTCTCCCAGGGGGCTACAGAGCAGGCAAGCTCTGTGGAAGAGCTGGCTGCAACGATTAATGAGATATCAGGCCAGGTTAAACATACAGCAGATAATGCGCGTGAGGCAAGCAGTAAGGTGATGCAGGCTCAGAGTGAGTTATCTGTATCTAACGACCAGATGCGGGAAATGATTTCTGCAATGGAAGAGATCAGCCAGAAATCCGGGGATATCGGGAAAATCATTAAGACCATTGAGGACATTGCGTTCCAGACAAATATATTGGCTTTGAATGCGGCTGTAGAGGCTGCACGTGCCGGCGAGGCAGGGAAAGGTTTTGCAGTTGTGGCAGATGAGGTGCGCAATCTTGCATCTAAGAGTGCAGAGGCGGCAAGCAACACTACCATGCTCATCGAGGGCACCATACAGGCTGTAGAAAATGGCACGCAGATTGCAGATCAGACTGCGCGGGCGCTTATGGCTACTGTGGAAAGTACACGCAGCGCAGTCACCTATGTGGATAAGATTTCAACAGCAGCAGAGGAGCAGGCCAATGAGATTTCCCAGGTAACAGTGGGTGTGGACCAAATTTCCAGTGTGGTACAGACAAACTCAGCTACTGCGCAGGAGAGTGCGGCAGCCAGTGAAGAGCTGTCCGGCCAGTCCCAGCTGCTTAAGAATCTTGTATCTGGCTTTAAGCTCAGGGAATCTTCAGGGAAGATGGCCCAGCCTGCTCAGACAAGAGCGGCGGCTCCTGTACAGACGGTTACTGCTTCTTCTTATACTCCAGTGTACAGAGAGCCTTCTGCACCAGCCAAGAAAAAAATAGCAGTAAAAAAATATGTATTTGATTCCAGCCTGGAGACAGGGAACAGTACCATTGACAGCCAGCATAGGATATTGTTTGACCGCATTAACGACTTGCTGGATGCGTGTGCAAATGGTAAGGGAAGGGCGGAGATTGCAGCCACTCTGAAGTTTTTGGAGGATTATACAAAGGAACATTTTGACGATGAGGAAGTGCTGCAGAGAGAATCAGGCTATCCTGACAGAGTAAACCATAAGAAGTATCATGAAGGATTCAAGAGGGTGGTACATCAGCTTGGAGAACAGCTTCAGAAAGAAGGGCCTACTGTCGTACTGGTCGGAAAGATTAATTCCAGTATTGGCGGATGGCTTGTAAACCATATCCAGAAAGAGGATGTAAAGGTAGCCGCACATATTGCTGCCCAGAAGTAA
- a CDS encoding endonuclease III domain-containing protein, with protein sequence MTKEKLALEIIERLKGEYPDAGCTLDYDQAWKLLVGVRLAAQCTDARVNVVVEDLYAEYPDVDALAEADVEDIERIVRPCGLGKSKARDISACMKILRDEYNGKIPKDFDSLLKLPGVGRKSANLIMGDVFGEPAIVTDTHCIRLVNRMGLVDGVKDPKKVEMALWKIIPPKEGSDFCHRLVYHGRDVCTARTKPFCDKCCVADICGKNGVE encoded by the coding sequence ATGACAAAAGAGAAGCTGGCTTTGGAGATTATCGAGCGTCTGAAAGGGGAGTACCCGGATGCGGGCTGTACTCTGGATTATGACCAGGCGTGGAAACTGCTGGTGGGCGTCCGCCTGGCTGCCCAGTGTACGGATGCCAGGGTGAATGTGGTAGTGGAGGATTTGTATGCAGAATATCCCGATGTGGATGCCCTGGCAGAGGCGGACGTGGAGGATATTGAGCGGATTGTAAGGCCTTGTGGGTTGGGGAAGAGCAAGGCACGGGATATCAGCGCCTGTATGAAAATATTGCGGGATGAATATAATGGGAAGATACCAAAAGACTTTGATTCACTTTTAAAGCTTCCGGGAGTGGGGCGTAAAAGTGCCAATCTGATCATGGGTGATGTTTTCGGGGAACCGGCCATTGTGACAGACACACATTGTATCCGGCTGGTGAACCGGATGGGGTTAGTAGATGGAGTGAAGGATCCCAAAAAGGTGGAAATGGCCCTGTGGAAAATTATCCCCCCAAAGGAAGGCAGTGATTTCTGCCACCGTTTAGTATATCATGGGAGGGATGTGTGTACGGCCCGGACAAAACCATTTTGTGATAAATGCTGCGTTGCCGATATCTGTGGCAAGAATGGGGTGGAATAG
- a CDS encoding DNA-3-methyladenine glycosylase family protein: MTERAVPDFSLAQICDSGQCFRMAQKDSSTYTVTAGDRYLEITQEGVKCTFHCPEDEFDCFWKHYFDLDRDYKEYKERISSRDTYLSQAAQFGEGIRILNQDLWEMTVSFLISQQNHIARIRRCIQNISEKYGEEKQAPDGTVYYAFPSAEVLAGLSEDGLKDCNLGYRSKYVVRTARSVANGDVLLGDIQKMPYREAREELLKLFGVGEKVADCICLFALHHLEAFPVDTHISQALKAHYPKGFPSRRYKGMQGVMQQYIFYYELKGKKEVQIPQG; the protein is encoded by the coding sequence GTGACAGAAAGAGCAGTGCCGGATTTCAGTCTTGCTCAGATATGTGATTCGGGCCAGTGCTTTCGGATGGCACAGAAGGACAGCAGTACATATACGGTGACAGCAGGGGACAGATACCTGGAAATCACACAGGAAGGCGTAAAGTGTACTTTTCATTGCCCGGAAGATGAATTTGACTGTTTCTGGAAGCACTATTTTGATTTGGACAGGGATTATAAGGAATATAAAGAAAGAATCAGTTCCCGGGATACATATCTGAGCCAGGCGGCGCAATTTGGAGAAGGGATACGTATTTTAAATCAGGACTTATGGGAAATGACGGTGTCCTTCTTGATATCACAGCAGAATCATATTGCCAGGATCCGCAGATGCATACAGAATATCAGTGAAAAATATGGAGAGGAGAAGCAGGCGCCTGACGGAACTGTGTATTATGCATTCCCCAGTGCGGAGGTGCTGGCAGGCCTCTCCGAGGATGGGTTAAAGGATTGTAATTTAGGTTATCGGAGTAAATATGTTGTGAGGACTGCCCGAAGTGTTGCAAACGGAGATGTCCTCCTAGGAGACATACAGAAAATGCCTTACAGGGAAGCTAGGGAAGAATTGTTAAAGCTGTTTGGCGTAGGGGAAAAAGTGGCGGATTGTATCTGCCTGTTCGCCCTGCACCATCTGGAAGCCTTTCCTGTAGATACACATATCAGCCAGGCGCTGAAGGCCCATTATCCCAAAGGGTTTCCCTCCAGGCGGTATAAAGGGATGCAAGGCGTGATGCAGCAGTATATTTTTTATTATGAACTGAAAGGGAAAAAAGAGGTGCAGATACCCCAGGGCTAA